TGCCTTTGATTCCGAAAAAATAAGACTAATCCAGATTGGTCTAATGTacctaaaaaaatcaaatttttaaaaggttataaatatattttttaatctaactattgtcgaaaaaattatttactaactattcaatatttttttaaaatcgttCTAAAAAATATCcaagttaatttattttcataatatgATATCtcaattgacaattttttttcgATTATATTAAGTACACTTTCAATTGATATGTAGtcagaattaatttgattttaaaaaatttaatagatttccgaaaaattaatcaaactgATTAcataacttttcaaaattttaatacatttttaaaaaattaaaaatttaattttttggcaACTTTAGTACTAAATTATATAAGACAGAAGGAGCTGCCTATATATATAGTCAACATTAATTTAAAACCACAAAGGAAAATAATTGACTCTTAGTTCTTGTGTGAACACGAAGGACTCTTTGTTCTTGTAGatgaaaaaggttaaacttatGAGTTATTGAGCCCACATAACATAATATCCATTTCTCATGTGAGGAAGCTATCGTCCATTGGTTCCAGCATCAAGAAATTAACAGTACTAGATATGGctattaaatttttagaatcaTTACTTTGTTTGTTAGTCATTTTGGCCACgaaactttaatttgtttcactTTAGATTCCAAACTTCAAATTTTCAGACaataaaagttttttttgtgatttcaCAACAAATTAAGTCTTTGTAGCAATCGGGTGTTGCCATCTCCAGTGACGGAATcgtaatttttttcaatactggctatatatatatatatatgatcgTTTAGTCTGAGCTTAAATTTCATATAACCTCAATTTCACTATAAATtgcatctttttttttctttaaaaatttcaaaaaaattccaacAACAGTCCGGAATAAAACATATCTCAAATTTAAGGTGGTTTCAATCCAGCTCTGTCCATATTTTTTTCTTACATCaatgattaatattaaaaaaaaatcgcgccaactaaattttaaatatagtataaagttaaaattatatcTTCATGACGTGATAAGATTTAGCTACTTCTAGACTTAATTTGATATGCTATCACCGTAAAACTCCGAGTTATTTGTAATTTGAAGTTTAATGgctaaattgaaacaaattaaagtttcaTAGACAAAATGAAATAGTTTAAACATCTAGTGactccaattttttttcttggaCAAGTAACAGTGGTCTAATATCAATGATATGCATAGCCGCAATCCATGAATTTTGTTATATAAAACTCCACTGTTTCTCAGCCACAATTGCTTGATTTGATGTCAGCCTAAACGTCAGGAAACTCATTTTCATTGACTATGCTAACATTTATTGATTCAGCAATTACTTCTTCTATCAAACCTTCTAATTTTTTCACTTagccaaagaaaaaaaaaacatattaaagaCTTAATCACAATCTTTATAATCTTTAGAAGAAAAATGACAGTTTATAATTGCTAATAATGCATTTTACcacaaaatttataataacttGTTTCCAGCTACCTTTTCCATTTGATTTTCAATAGTTCAAAAACTTAATCAcaatattttcttcttttagaATTCAAAATAGCATGATAGATTTTTCACGGTTcttataattaaactaaatataaattaaagagcaaattactctaagacccctcacgtttgtcataatttataatttggtacttcttatttgaaaatcaaacgattttatacctcagttttgattttgtaaactataaacCCATTCTATTAGTTCCGTCAATAATTTGAAAtgtactttcaaacgatttgctacctcaattttaattatataaacgatttgatatTCAACGATTTGTTATCtcatttttaaacgatttggcACCTCACATTTCATGCCATTAATGATTTACTAcctatagtttacaaaatcaaaactgagttaccaaatcgtttgattttcaaacaaaaggtatcaaactgtgaattgtaaaaaaggtgagGGGTCTTAGAATACTTTtctctaaattaaatataaataattttataaatagtgTTTCACTATTATTGTGAATTTTCAAACTTGACAAAATCATtcatcaatttttatatttttataaatttaaaaaactgaGCTACTTTCTATTGGAAAAACACATGtaaacaccaaaaatatacACCGTTGCGGCAACTACATCAGTATTTTTTCAGTGTAAAATAAACCGCTACTccaatttgctaaaaaaataaaattaataattgtttttgccAAATTTTTGAATCCGTGTTGTATTTATAAAGCatactaaaaatcataatttttttataattaatccaATATAATtctagagaaattcttaggtagactcagtccaccacgtcatctatAGACTAaccctatcacattatgacacgtcattaaaataatggcactatcgtaatttactatttaaaagtgtaaataagtaataaacaaaattacgatagtgccattattttaatgacgtgtcataacaTTATAGgctagtctacggatgacgtggtagaccgagtctatctaagaatctCTCTATAATTCTATTAAGTTCGGCTTTAGCTTAGTTAGCACTCAATATGGTAATCTAATGTTGTTATACCAGAAAGGAAAAATTCTTCTCTAGACCTAATTCATGTTTTATTAATGAACTCAACCAATTAGATATTAGAAAACTTAATATacaatttttaacattttattgaTTTGGGCCATAACTATTACCTAAATCGAGTCTAGATATTCTTTTACAGAATAAAATGCACAACTAGCAAGTCACAAATTTAAAGGAAGATAGGACTTTTAGGAGACAAATAAAGCCTTTTTGATTGGATAATGGGAATGAAAAAGGCGTTGAAAAGTAAAACAATACTCGAAAGTAAAATGATACTAGTCGGAAAGAAACAAGAATTTCAACTTTTAAGAGGTTAATTTCAAGAACTCCTTTTTAGGTTAATTAGCCCACTACACCCAAAACTTAAAGCAATTATTTCCAACTTTTAAAAGGTTCTATTTTCAAGTTTTAACACGCATTTTTCTAGACATATGCACTTTTGAAAttcattgaaaaataaatactgTTTCACTATTTTTGTGTATAAAACCTATAGTATAAAGTACTTTGATTATTAGGTTCAATTTCTAgtcataataattttatacagCTTctacataataataataataataataataataataataatatattcattataattaGCTCAACAATAATAATGGATGCATACCAAATTAGGGCACAAATAATGCATCTTCTTTGACAATTTATTTGCCTCCCTTTGgattaaattaaactttttctcaatgttatttatttttttaattaagaaatCTGAAATTGCCAACAAGAtgagttggcttaaattgaaagcTTAAACAATGCCACGAGGGAGCTAAATTTTATCATCAACAACGTCTAACTACGCCATCCTatcttaaatttaaataaaaattgaaaggggattttatctaaatattatatatagatTCTGCAGAAGAAAAAATATTGGAAATTATCTGCATGGATGACGATTTTTCCATGTACCAAAACATGCATTTTATACTATTTATGTTCAATTGTTCAaattaattgttatatattAACGTACATTAATTAGATATAATTTCAACATTTACGCATCATCATGCAAGAAGTTTAATCTCATGAATTTGATCCACCTCATCTCATAATGACGTCCAATGTCTGCTTCTCTAAAGACAATCCTTGCTGTTTATTTCTGGACATTTAATTAGTCTAATTATGGTAAATCAGTATATAGTAATTATTATTATCCCCTGATATAAGTAGCTAGATTGTGACAATTTTTAGCTTTATTTATAactgttaaatatatttatattctgCTAATACTTGTTTTAAAGATAGTACCAGTTttaactatatatatactaCACATgcaattcattttatttcctTAATTTCTTTTGGCTGGAAATAAAGATTAACTTAATTAACAATTAGTAGGGAAGAAAATTGATatcattttttttgatgaataagaaaatttatatctaatagtattatttttaaagaaaaagaaattatcaAAAGATTGTCTAAATTCACCTTATTTAgacatcaattttaaaaaatagtttacgGTCAAAATTCATACGTATTACATATATTCACAGATTGTATCACaataagaaattaattttcCACCCAATTACAATTTCCTTCATTAGCTTGCTTGGATGCTCTTCTTactcataaattaattttattaatgctCCTTAATTAATTCATAGATTAGTTTTTTCCATTTagaatagtatgataatgaaaGCATTAAATAAACCATATTCTTAGGCTAATGTCCCCATGTTCAATGTCATTGAGACAAatgattaataaaaatatgtccAAATCAGCAAATTAAATAGTGGATTCACATATAGATTTatcattataaaattataaggaATGCTTACATATTGTACTTGAAATAGTAATTACTTGTCCAAATTTTAGGGTTTGCTTAGAAAACGGGTTACCCGAATCAGCTATAGACTTACGTGTTGGCGTTGACTCTACATAGATTTGGTcgattttctatatataaaatatatgtttgttgaataattattcaaatatttatatgtattgaGCTATTAAAAATTGTATTAAACAATGAGCTGTATGATTGCTCCAACAAATTTAGAATACGGTAGAAGATAGACATTGTTTaagaaataattcaatttatttatggCTAATTATAGATACGAGATCCAATGTTTCTTTAGAAAGCCATCTAATTGTTACTATATTAAGCTATCCATGCAAATATGTTATCTACTTCACTAAAATAATTGACTACGTAGTCCATTTCTGATTTCATGtattcaaacagtataaaaacTATaggttaattatattattattatgggGATGAGTGATTAAAGCTTGGTATAGTGTTGGTAGAAAAACTAGATAACACCTGGCCTAAGTAAGATATGTTCAGAATATATTTCTAGATTTGGGTCTATCGTCTTATTGTAATCTGTGCAATATTAGTAAGTAATAAAAGAACATGTTAAAACAAGGTTGATGACTAGGACATACAAATATGGTAATTTCTGTGAAAATGGTTGATAAATGGCTGAATAATTTGGTAGATGATCTAGTTATGCATGGTCctgtaagaaaataataaatgtcAAAGGAACAGTAGTGGGAAATTTTTTGATAGTTTGTTACAATGGTCAAATAagtgtataaaaataaaaagataaaaaagaaaTACATAGAGTGAAAacgaatattaaaaatttattcatgAATGTATTTATTCATCAGCCTAATGTTCATGCTAAGCTGTATTTGTCAGTTACAATTTTTGAAATATGCCTATTGTAAATCACTGAGTACGTAATCGGGGCAATTTGATGGTTGAAATATGAcctgaaattaaaaatagaagaGATCTTAAGAACGCCAGAATAGATTCTGGTCGTTCGCTCCTACGCTTGAATTAGTATATGTAAAAATCTATTAGCTATAGTTTTACCTTTAAAGGAGAAGGTTTGTGGCTGTAGAATTTTTCTTATCAATCTATATATTTATGTTGATGCCTCTGGAAGAATTTGTCAGCAGAAGACGTTCCATTTCATCAGAAAATATGTGGTCATTTTAATGCTTTTCATTCTGATATAGCTCATGTGTGAGCTTCACTTTATGACGGATTATCTTTATCTCGGCCATGAGTTAAGTTGTATGCTCGACTGGCTCAAAATCGATTATGAACTCCATAATACTATGCGATTCTCTGTTGGATTGAGTTTTAAATACATGCATGTGGTTTTTTATTGGCCTCAGCTTTTTAAACTTGTTCTAATCGAGTTTGAATTGTGAaaatctgataaaaaaaattaaagttttacgTTGCTTCCCATACGTTATTACCAACATATGTAGATATTCATTGCCTGAATCTTTTTACTCGGGTTTAGACACTCATAACTCATTCGGATAAAATAAGCTAATTATGATACTATAACAGTGCAGAGTCTGAGCAATCTTGCTCTTATTTCTTATAGGATGTGTTATGATACATAATGATTAAGGACCTTAAGGTAAACCCTGTCATTGCGAATTTGAACTAAACGTGTTCACAGCAGATTGGTCAATAGAGCTGAAATGAAAGTGTCCATATAGAATTTCACATGATTGATTGGTATCACAAAGAAATGagagattttaaatttattgtacAGACATCATTGGCACACGGCGTTCCAACAGACAATTTGCCTGCACGTTAAACGAAACCATTGATCATTATTAGAATCATGGACTTGAATAAATTGCCATAAAGACAATTCAACTGTACACATTATTAATGTGGTTTTATTTAAGACTACTTTTGTCCGATCGAAAATTCTGCAGAAATGTGTTGGACCAAATTTATACGAAGCTTAAATTAACCTTAAATGTGCCCCAAAAGAAGGAAATTTGATTGATAGTGTTAAacttaattatttcaaaatgaaCATTTACAAGCTTGAATTGAAAATCAGCTCGGAAACAAAAGACGTAAAAGGGTCAAAAACCTCGAGTGTTATTGCTGTCAAACAATTGCTGAGCTGGAAGCGATCGTCTCAAGTATCCGATCATGTAATTTGCCATTAGTTACAAGAATACCGCTGGACGGGAATATAATCCTTCGTTCAACTTGATCTGCTGTAAAGTCAAGTGGTTCTCCTTTCCAGTCACTGACCTGATGAAAAAGGTATCAAATGATTAGATTCAAAAAGAAATGAGGCAGTTATTGGTTCAGTTCTACAACAATTGATCAAACTGTAAAAATTTAATGGACAATGCAAAGCACAGATGCATAATCATGCAGAATCAAGATCCTCAGCTAAGCCAACAATATTTAAAAGCCAGCATAAGGCAAAAAACAAGAGGGGATGCTTCGTAATTTCACAATTTAAGAAGGAATTTAACACAGCATTGTTGATTTAATGAGATAATTTCAGTCATGACTTCAACCCAAATTACACATCCATGGAGGCAGAAGAGAAAATTCTTCAAGCAGATATCTTCCTGAAGGCAGTGTAAGAGATCATGTATTAATATTGCGTCTGCGAACTCGGTCAGGAATTTTCATTTTTCCTCTTTTTGCTCAAAAAGTTAGAATACCACGGGAATTAATCCATTACTCGTCTCATAATTTACATACCGACACAGTTGTAGAAGAAAATGGAGGTTGCTTTTTAAGGAGTTAAATGATTCTTACTGTTCTTAGTATATGCAGCAGCTTATTCATTTTACAGAAAATAGGGCCAGTTGCACAATTTTGTTGTTACctcataaaaaaatcaatcattAACTTCATTGATCGTTCATTAGACGCCAATAAGAATATGGCAAATTGTCATTCCATGGATTATGCACTTGTCCCTACAGCAAAAATATATGATTCTAGAAGAAGCCAGCGAAGAATCACATACCTTTCCTCCTGCTTCATGAACACACAATAGGCCGACGGCATGATCCCAAGCCTatagtaattgagttaaagcaTCAGATAATCAACAACTTTGCTATATTTTTTTTGCTCCAAAGTACATTCTACCTTTGTGGTTCTCTGAGCCTTTAATCGAAGAATGAAGACTGATGCCCTACCTGAAGCCACCATTAGATACTTGCATAAACTGCATCCAAATATAGCTCTATCATGTAAATGAGATGGAAGTCTATTAATCCAGAAATTAGGCAATATTTACACTTCTTTAACCAGACaaactaaaaaatgaaaagagaaagaaaTGCACAATTCTTCATCACCATCCAAATGCAAAAAAATCAACATAGTAGCTCTCCGCTATCTGAGACATGTCTCAGTTAGCTGCTTGTAGAATTGAGCTCCTCTAGATATATCATATTTTCACTTGATCAGTTAGGCTTTTAGTCTCACAAATGATACTAATGACACAATAGACTTTGATAAATAGTGAACACAATATCATAATACTAGCAATAAGACTTCGACCAGTCACAACCAAAGTGGAATTATGTAGCTGAAGATTGAACAAAGAAGACAGAACCTTCCACAGCATGTAGGCAGAATGAGAATCTCCTTATTGCCAACACTATCGGGGTCATTTGTGGCACTGAATGAAGCTGAAAGCGGCAATGAATCCCATGTTTGACTGTCTGAAAGGCAAAATTTTGCTCCAGGCACTAAGTGACATTCATCAACAATACATCTAGTCCAACCATCCAGAACTTGGGCTGATCTTCCGAGCGCATTTGATAGTTCCCTTCTCCATGTTCCACAGCCAACATGGGCAACCACAAGGGTCCCGGATCCAGATAGAAAGTTTCCAGCTTCATTGGCGGTTGTGTAGGAGACATTATCTGGCCAGTTGGGGCAACCCATAATACCTAAAACAATCTCTCCTTCGACTACAAGAGCCAAACCTACCTGCAATTTGATTAATGTGCAACCGATTAGGCAGTGGAAAAACCACAAAATGAATCAAATTACTAGAATGTGTTTGCCGGAAATTAGTGTCTTTGATTATCTCATGCGTAAAGAAACTAGATTATGTTCTATAAAAGAATTGAGAAATCGTCAAAACATTCAAGTTCTGAGaatttctcaaataaaaaacaacaGAGAAAAGACAAAACATACAACATACAAGGCCTTATTTCCTCTGACAAATCCCCTTGTGCCATCAATTGGATCAAGTACCTGCATTGAATTTAAAAACCACGTCAGATACATATCCTATAATAATTCTTCCGGAAAATATTAAAGTTGACTATCCTGCTGCAGAGCTAACTGATCAAAATAACAATCACAAATCagttctaaataaattttaatatgtatatatataagtttAGTGGCATACTTCGTTAAATGTAAATAGCAGGCAATTAGACGGTGTATGATTTACTAAAACAGCCATAAATGATTTGAATAAGAAAATCACACCAACAAAAAAAAGCATGGATAATTTTGTCGAACAGTTGAATCTACCCAATATGTGGCTGGCTTTGTTCCATAAACAATAGGATTCTTCCCACCTCTGTCAATTGCTGCCAGGACGTTATCATGTTCCAATGGTTTATCCTCTGAGCTGGCATGATCAGTAACCACACTCACAACAGAATCCACCAGATTATTTGCGCGTACGAAACCAGAATCCTCTTCAGCAACCAAGGGAATACTAGGAAAGAGTTTACCCAGTTCTGTACAACCAAAATATAAAGAAGAATTTTACCTACCAGAAAACACAAAACATATAGAATAATCAAACGACATCATGATAAAATTCTCACTAGGAAGCCTACGAATGCAAGAATTGAACtcattttaattctaattagtCAACCATAAATGCATCACGGATTAATCAATCCTCGTAAAGTGTTTGACagccaaacaattcaattaaattctCACACATTGGTAAGATCATagctgttttaatttttttcaaacataAACATTTAGAATCAAATGAATTTCATAGCATGCAAACAAATGAATAAACATGTTTAGCGCGTTTTTCGCCTATTTTTCAGATTCGCAtacaataaaacataaaattgatttaaaataacAACACA
This region of Mercurialis annua linkage group LG1-X, ddMerAnnu1.2, whole genome shotgun sequence genomic DNA includes:
- the LOC126665803 gene encoding putative PAP-specific phosphatase, mitochondrial — its product is MDLLHSSASSSIAVRYFRLHHHRPPSLAPRRRTCFSPVRSSLPSPIREAKYRRELEAAVAVVERACRLCVDVQKSLLSSDGSIVEKNDQTPVTIADFGVQALVSLELGKLFPSIPLVAEEDSGFVRANNLVDSVVSVVTDHASSEDKPLEHDNVLAAIDRGGKNPIVYGTKPATYWVLDPIDGTRGFVRGNKALYVVGLALVVEGEIVLGIMGCPNWPDNVSYTTANEAGNFLSGSGTLVVAHVGCGTWRRELSNALGRSAQVLDGWTRCIVDECHLVPGAKFCLSDSQTWDSLPLSASFSATNDPDSVGNKEILILPTCCGSLCKYLMVASGRASVFILRLKAQRTTKAWDHAVGLLCVHEAGGKVSDWKGEPLDFTADQVERRIIFPSSGILVTNGKLHDRILETIASSSAIV